In Camelina sativa cultivar DH55 chromosome 17, Cs, whole genome shotgun sequence, the genomic stretch TTTTCTAACACTTGGTGCAAGAGGAAAGACAAAGGCTTGCTTGTACCCATATTGGGTATTAAAGTTTAGGAACATAGtccttatttatttaatatagttTCGAATGGATCAATTTTATCATAGCTCTTGTACGCTGCGTCACCAGCACACACAAGTCTCGGCTCAAGCATGTGGCTTATACGAGAAACCATTGACAGTGAGACCTCCATCCACACAGATGATTTGACCAGTAATATATGAAGCTGCAGGTAGACAGAGAAAAGCCACAAGCGATGCAACCTCTTTTGGCTCTCCAGCGCGACCAAGTGGAGTTCTACTAAACAAACTGTTCTTGTAACCGGCGTCTTCCAAAGCCTGATTTTTTGACAAGATTGTAAGACATAAATAAtgaaaactttataatattaattaactgGAATTAAagtcccaaaaacaaaaagctggAGAGTTTCATTCATTACAGGTTGAGACATTGcagtataaataaaattaggagcAACAGAGTTCGTTCGTATGCCATCTCTTGCCCATTCACACGCCAAAGTTTTTGCCAGTTGATTCAAAGCTCCTTCACATACCAAAACGAAAAAGATAAACTACGGGACGGTTACGATTCCcaaagaaaactaaactttatatgAGTGTATATTAGCCCTCTTAGGACAAGTGGACAACCGATCTATTAATCGTTGGGAATAGCTTTTGGAATAAGACTAGTGATCCATCAAAGATAATTAAATAGCTTTAAATTTGTAAGGTTTGTGTATCAATACAAACAAATACCTCTgtaattttgttgtttagaCAAAAAGTATTTCCAAATATCTCGATCGATGCATCAAATACTATGTTATAAAtctcatatatatgatttaagaTGAGATcctaaaacaaaagatatttctGAGTCTAACCattctaagttctaactattaattttgaaatacaaCACTAGCTTGATTAAACAACTGAATAACGTAACTCAACATTAAATTCAGTTTTTATATACGTatcttaatcatatatatatatatatatatatatatatatatatataaagttaacgtATCTttatgtttcatatatatacaatactaTTATACACTAGTATAATTGAGAATCTCTCTACTGATTAATTTATAGTCAGTCTAATTGAAAATCTCTCTATTGATTAATAGCCCGTGTATGTACCTTTCGTTAAACTATAAATGGATCCGCACTCCATTGATACAACTCCTCCAACAGAAGAAATAAAGATGATACTTCCATACTCAGAAGCTTTAAGGAGAGGATGTGAAAGTTGGCTAAGATGATAAGCAGATTCCAGGTTTGTTGAAATATGGAACGAGAAATCGTCTGCCACATATTCTATTGTTGGCTTTGGACGAGTTAAACCAACGTTGTTCACCTAAGTTGAACAAAAATGAGTTACAAAAATCCTACTATATATGTCATTACTTAGTATTTAGGTATGTTTcctatatgaatatgattagTTTCTTTAAGGTAAGATTAACTTACAAGAATGTTCAGCTTGCCATCAAACAACTTTGAGACGGTTTGCATAAGTGTTTCCCTCTCGGAATGAGAGGATACATCACAGATTGAACCATTCACTTGAAACCCTTTATTTTCCCATTCGCTTAAACTTTGATTGAGCAGTGTTCCAGATATATCGCATACATGGATTCTGGCTCCAAAACTAGCTAGCTCCTCTACTATAGCATGCCTAAATCATTCCACGAAAAGAGAATAGGAATATtaaaaaacatcttatatattattCCAGAACAATGTATCGAAACTCAAAAATATGATATAGCCAGAGAGTAGAAAGACGAACCCGATTCCGCTGGCTCCACCAGTTACAAGAGCTGTCATACCTTCAAGACTCCATCTTTTATCCATTATTTTGTTTGCATGTGAGTATCAATGACTAGAGATACCACatactatatatagaggcaaattagttaaaataatactggcttaaaataaaatacttgcTAATGAGCTTCCGGAGATTGGTTGGAGATACAAGCAGCAATTAAAGAAAGTTGTGAAATTACTTCAAAGCCATTAGAATAATTTTTCATGTTAATTAAAACTTAAGAGACTTTTAAAAATGAGGAATATCCTAAAGTAAtacgaaaataaaatttataaatgttaatatattttaattaattaaatatataaagacTTTTAACATCCCCGGCCGTATACACATTGTAAACcacataataaattaaaataatagttCATTATATTAATGGTTCGTGTACAATGCAATCATCTAAGTTATCTGCTAAATCATATATCTTAGCCCctaaaagtttataaatataaGTTGTATCATCGGTACGTACGACCCCactttcgaattttttttaatacataggTTAATTAGGTTTGTACTTAGATCAGAAGCCAAAATATATACTGCTAGTTTAGGTGCTTACAggggaaaacaaagaaaatgtaTTCTTGCTCGCACGATTTCAGGACGGACTAAAGAAGTAGGGAACGTATCAAATAAGTGatgtgaaaatgagaagaaaatatttagtgACGACCTGAACATAGATTATCAACATGGTCGGAAAAAGTATTAAGATGCCATACATGATCTTTTCAACGTTGTGCAACTCTCtttctttataataaaaatatttcagcGTTGGTGGTTCTTTAAAATAGTTGttcctttctttgtttttcttgatttaattaataGTGAACTATAATCTATCTCATTAAGCTCTAAGAGGTAGAAACTATTGTTTTTCCTAGAAATATATTTGTACTAACCGCATTTCACAATCTACACCACTTTGTCCTTTGGCTAAATTTCACATTCCTACTCTAAGCATCAGTAAGACATGTGACAACATTAAGACTACTTGTGCCTAATAACCTTCGTCATGATATTAACTCAATGACATTATATGTGCCTAATAAACATTCGTCGATCAAATGTGCCTAACCTTTCTAACATGACATTTGCCTAATAACTAAATGACAAGACATGTGCGTAATAACCTATTAATTATTTTCCTATGGATATACTTGTACTAATCACTATCTACACCACGTTTATAGTGGGGTTGAAAGTTGTCAGCTCATACCATTCCTACAAGGGAGTTTTGACTCAATTTCGCATTGCTACTCTATCATCATTAAGACATGACAATATTGACACACGAAATTTGCGTAAATAACTCTCGTCATGATATATTGATacattttcctctgttttctaaaACATCTAGTTTTTATTGTATCAGTTTAGttagaaatatttgttttacttCTAGTCAACTCATCTCTTTCATTTGCATTttttcaaacagaaaaaaaatttacgTTATGAAATGATAAATAGCCTTTACATATAcgcctcttttttgttttttttcctctttttatcACTCATCTTCCTTATTTGTGGGTTGGATTGATGCGTACGTAATACCGAACAATAAAAAGGTGGTTTTGCTATCTTGGTCCAATCAGTCATATAAagacatattaaaatttaaaagccAATCGAGACGCATTGATTAAAGGCACTAGGAGGCTAACAACTAACTGTTACTGTTAAATCCCGTCAATTAGAATCTGATCATATAAAGCTTAAGGATAAAAACAGCGAATTTCGATAGATGTCATTAATTAGAGGAAAGTAGATTAAGGCCCTGTTCGTTTGGTGAACTAGACAAAATATCAAGATGCAGTATCTGGACGCAACATTTAGATGATGttcgtttgtgttattggttcatgtaTCTATAAATTGTATCTCgattcaattatgtttgttttgtaatttgatatctatatctggatacaatatatgtaaaatactaaaaagccctttattttatgttgaatatgttttagtggtttaaatttacttatgtttttttgctcattttcatatatattaaataaatatttaaaaattagattttgtgtttttggtagaaaaacaaaattttgcagttttggcgggaaaacaagattttgcgagtttggcgagaaaataaaattttgcatttttttgccgaaaaacgtaattttgcggttttggcggaaaaatagattttgtggttttggcagaaaaacgagattttgcgattttggcggaaaaacgagattttgacgggaaaacataattttgcggttttgacgggaaaaaaaagattttgcggttttggcgggaaaacgagattttgcggttttagcgggaaaacgagatttcgTGAGTTTGGCGGGAAACATAACTTTgcggttttgacgggaaaacataattttgcatttttcgcgggaaaacgtaatttgcGGTTTGACGGGAAACGTAACTATgcggttttgacgggaaaacgtaatttttcggttttggcgggaaaacgagttttcatgttttgtgtttttggtaggaaaacaagattttgcagTTTGACGGGAAAAGCgaaattttgcggttttggcgggaaaacgagattttgcggttttagagaaaaatgagattttgcaggTTGGTGGGTGAagaattggaattttagagTTGTATGTATAttagaattgagaaaaaaatattttgtaattatttaattaaaataggtGTATTTTTAACTTTCACAAATTATGGATGAGTTTACCTCATCCAAACTCTCTAAAAAATCTCATCCagaaattcagtttttttggatgagtttttaaaatgtatccAGATATTGTATCTAGATGAGTTCCTAATTGTTACTAAACGAACAATAATAAACATTTGCATCCAGATATTGCATCTGGTTCACTAAAGGAATATGACCTAAGAGAAACAATACATCTAAAGGTTTGGACGTTGTCAACATATGGACTGGCTGATTACTTCGAAAAGACCCGTAGGTTCGAACATAAAACAATCAAACCGTACAAATAAGAAAATCTAATGGAGGCTTAATTGTACTGGCAAATGCAAACACCTCATAATCAACGTCATTATTACACATTTAATGTTTATTAACTATctttatattagtaaaagaaaaatacaacttCTCCCTATACCAATAATGCCCTTGCAACTTAGTTTAGAGTTCAAAGTCATTAAGGATATATTAGTCAGAAATTTAATAATTGGAACAATTTGTTACAATTACCCAAAATTTGACAATTGGATACTTAATAATCAGATCCAAAATGGTCCATACTAGGcatgaccaaaattaaaccgtAATCGTATTTTGGACTGTAACCAGACCGTATCCGAAATGTAACCAGACTGTAACCGTATAAATGGTTTAAAACCGTAACCGTTAATcgtaaatatatggttaaattatattaaccataa encodes the following:
- the LOC104758948 gene encoding tropinone reductase homolog At2g30670-like translates to MDKRWSLEGMTALVTGGASGIGHAIVEELASFGARIHVCDISGTLLNQSLSEWENKGFQVNGSICDVSSHSERETLMQTVSKLFDGKLNILVNNVGLTRPKPTIEYVADDFSFHISTNLESAYHLSQLSHPLLKASEYGSIIFISSVGGVVSMECGSIYSLTKGALNQLAKTLACEWARDGIRTNSVAPNFIYTAMSQPALEDAGYKNSLFSRTPLGRAGEPKEVASLVAFLCLPAASYITGQIICVDGGLTVNGFSYKPHA